Proteins co-encoded in one Candidatus Polarisedimenticolia bacterium genomic window:
- a CDS encoding ABC transporter substrate-binding protein, with protein sequence MIRLISQTSMALTLFIATAGAAPADNPSGMRVKILVSGEHSAYRRAEAAAREALMKSAPRAEVTSLQVGAGGRAKNEPEQRPSLIIAIGSRAARVAREMFDGAPLSYAMVLDPASVGLPSPGDSPGAKVTGVTMEVTTDRQFDLMREMVPGLRRIGVIYDPSVSGESVRRAIEVARADGLVLVPQAVRSEGEVLRAAQLLSGEVDAFWALADPTVLTPANARALILLALRAKKPLFAASEGFVRSGALAALAADPEEVGRRAAQMGLALLDGKSPKGLRPERPPSVALFLNRATAAHLGVSLPSDIVLRARTIYPQP encoded by the coding sequence TTGATCCGACTCATCTCGCAGACTTCGATGGCGCTGACGCTGTTCATCGCCACCGCCGGAGCGGCGCCTGCCGACAATCCGTCCGGGATGCGGGTGAAGATCCTCGTCTCAGGGGAGCACAGCGCCTACCGCCGGGCCGAGGCGGCGGCGCGCGAAGCGCTCATGAAGTCGGCGCCGCGCGCCGAGGTGACGAGTCTCCAGGTCGGCGCCGGGGGCCGGGCCAAGAACGAGCCGGAGCAGCGCCCGTCGCTCATCATCGCCATCGGCTCGCGCGCCGCGCGGGTCGCCCGGGAGATGTTCGACGGCGCGCCGCTGTCGTACGCCATGGTCCTCGATCCCGCTTCCGTCGGGCTTCCGAGCCCCGGTGATTCTCCCGGGGCCAAGGTGACCGGGGTGACGATGGAGGTGACGACCGACCGGCAGTTCGATCTGATGCGCGAGATGGTTCCGGGCCTGCGCCGGATCGGCGTCATCTACGATCCGTCGGTGTCGGGCGAGTCGGTGCGCCGCGCCATCGAAGTGGCGCGCGCCGACGGCCTGGTCCTCGTGCCGCAGGCGGTCCGCTCGGAAGGCGAGGTCCTGCGGGCGGCCCAGCTCCTGTCGGGGGAAGTGGACGCGTTCTGGGCCCTGGCTGATCCGACGGTTCTCACGCCGGCCAACGCGCGCGCCCTGATCCTCCTCGCGCTGCGCGCCAAGAAGCCGCTTTTCGCCGCCTCCGAAGGGTTCGTCCGCAGCGGCGCGCTGGCGGCGCTCGCCGCCGATCCGGAGGAAGTGGGGCGGCGGGCCGCCCAGATGGGCCTCGCGCTGCTGGACGGCAAGTCGCCGAAGGGGCTTCGTCCGGAGCGCCCGCCCAGCGTCGCCCTCTTCCTGAACCGCGCGACCGCGGCGCACCTCGGAGTGAGCCTTCCGAGCGACATCGTCCTGCGGGCCCGGACGATCTATCCCCAGCCATGA
- a CDS encoding thrombospondin type 3 repeat-containing protein, which yields MSTSPSGLSAGSFRPPRAGLFALIFSSLFLIPSLAVGECPAPGDVDCDGVPDGSDNCPQVPNPAQTDSDFDGQGDACDACPEDPWNDYDHDGICAPPDNCPTTYNPPQVDTDGEGQGDVCDFDDGLLFFALKDATHVAWQDDYQVCDSYNLYRGDLATLRDTGFYTQDPAAAPLAMQACNQAVTSTLDTSSPATGSGVFFVTTCTLGGVEMGLGNDGAGVPRPNDNPCPLCDRPFATIFKTANSGVGPEQYRIIDNLADWCAFWPANCGTTAIDFSTHVAVVAALGGRSDSCFDVTITCIRSDPASPDIRVFVTEGTHAGCICSPVISSPLHVVRLLRPVSASIFSKTSVPLCP from the coding sequence ATGAGTACATCTCCATCGGGCCTCAGCGCCGGATCTTTTCGCCCGCCAAGAGCCGGCCTTTTCGCTCTGATCTTTTCCAGCCTCTTCCTGATCCCTTCCCTTGCAGTCGGTGAGTGCCCCGCTCCGGGGGACGTCGATTGCGACGGCGTCCCCGACGGCTCCGACAACTGCCCCCAGGTTCCCAACCCGGCGCAGACGGACAGCGACTTCGACGGCCAGGGTGACGCCTGCGACGCCTGCCCCGAGGATCCCTGGAACGACTACGACCATGACGGAATTTGCGCCCCGCCCGACAACTGTCCCACCACCTACAACCCCCCCCAGGTCGACACCGACGGCGAAGGCCAGGGGGATGTCTGCGATTTCGACGACGGGCTGCTCTTCTTCGCGCTGAAGGATGCCACCCACGTGGCCTGGCAGGACGACTATCAGGTGTGCGACAGCTACAATCTATACCGGGGAGACCTCGCGACTCTGCGGGACACCGGCTTCTACACGCAGGACCCCGCCGCGGCCCCGCTGGCGATGCAGGCCTGCAACCAGGCGGTGACCAGCACGCTCGATACCTCCAGCCCCGCGACCGGCTCGGGAGTCTTCTTCGTGACGACCTGCACCCTCGGCGGAGTGGAAATGGGGTTGGGCAACGACGGCGCCGGGGTGCCTCGGCCGAACGACAATCCCTGCCCGCTTTGCGATCGCCCCTTCGCCACGATCTTCAAGACCGCGAATTCCGGCGTGGGCCCCGAGCAGTACCGGATCATCGACAACCTGGCCGACTGGTGCGCGTTCTGGCCCGCGAACTGCGGGACCACGGCCATCGACTTCTCCACGCACGTGGCGGTGGTCGCCGCCCTCGGGGGAAGGAGCGACAGCTGCTTCGATGTGACCATCACCTGCATCCGGAGCGACCCCGCATCCCCGGACATCCGGGTGTTCGTTACAGAGGGCACCCATGCCGGCTGCATCTGCTCCCCGGTGATCTCGTCGCCCCTCCACGTCGTGAGGTTGCTGCGGCCGGTCAGCGCGTCGATATTCTCAAAGACCAGCGTGCCATTGTGCCCGTAG
- the pyrE gene encoding orotate phosphoribosyltransferase — protein sequence METEGETAGTRQRLKSLIRERCLLQGDFVLASGARSSVYFDCKRVTLHPEGVALIGELLWERIVALPGEVSAIGGPTIGADPIVGHLAALSWQKGKPMAAFLVRKEGKAHGTRRLIENPPAAGSRVVVFEDVVTSGGSTLDAIRAVEEARLKVAAVFSLVDREQGGKQALAAYDYQPLFVKSEFGL from the coding sequence ATGGAAACAGAGGGGGAAACGGCCGGAACGCGCCAGCGGCTCAAGAGCCTGATCCGGGAGCGCTGCCTGCTGCAAGGCGATTTCGTCCTCGCCTCGGGCGCCCGCTCCAGCGTCTATTTCGACTGCAAGCGCGTGACGCTCCACCCCGAGGGCGTCGCGCTCATCGGGGAGCTGCTTTGGGAGAGGATCGTCGCGCTTCCCGGCGAGGTGAGCGCGATCGGCGGCCCGACGATCGGCGCCGACCCGATCGTCGGACACCTGGCGGCGCTGTCGTGGCAGAAGGGGAAGCCGATGGCCGCCTTCCTCGTCCGCAAGGAAGGCAAGGCGCACGGCACCCGGCGGCTGATCGAGAATCCTCCCGCGGCCGGCAGCCGCGTCGTGGTCTTCGAGGACGTCGTCACCAGCGGCGGCTCCACGCTGGATGCGATCCGGGCCGTGGAGGAAGCCCGCCTGAAAGTGGCCGCCGTGTTCAGCCTGGTCGACCGCGAGCAGGGCGGCAAGCAGGCCCTGGCCGCCTACGACTACCAGCCTCTCTTCGTGAAGTCGGAGTTCGGGCTGTAA
- a CDS encoding right-handed parallel beta-helix repeat-containing protein — protein sequence MKKVRMLAAMFAVAFYPLGVQELLADEGRIPIFGTITISQAGHYILTRDIPDPAAPAANVITIAADNVSVDLNGRTISPAAGAAGISITAPRKGITVLNGRIVGGAVGIISGSGLDPVSIRIESVEVAGQSSNGIIINNGGYVEVIGCHVHDVGAVGINVANSATSFGGRFIGNTLERITNAGISLNGLLAGEVRGNFLKEFGSVAGGVNGIQVSEGAGVNAGGNLVAANVVSSLPSGTDDSGIVIATTSPNNLLIENVVTRNGSRGIRSLADGTRLERNVANQNGSHGIEVGLGATGAFNHLEENQAQRNLAAGACGIFFTNGNSHTYRNNNTRGNTIVGPTAAACGGGLGTNMDAGGNITAP from the coding sequence ATGAAAAAAGTCAGAATGCTCGCCGCAATGTTCGCCGTGGCTTTCTACCCTCTGGGAGTGCAAGAGCTACTAGCCGACGAGGGGCGGATTCCCATCTTCGGAACCATCACCATTAGCCAGGCTGGTCACTATATCCTCACGCGAGATATCCCTGATCCGGCTGCGCCTGCGGCTAACGTCATAACCATTGCTGCGGACAACGTGAGCGTGGATCTCAATGGCCGAACAATTTCTCCTGCCGCAGGGGCCGCCGGCATCAGTATTACCGCTCCTAGAAAGGGGATAACGGTCCTCAATGGGAGGATCGTCGGCGGGGCCGTCGGGATTATTTCTGGTAGCGGGCTCGACCCGGTAAGCATTCGGATCGAATCGGTCGAAGTGGCCGGCCAGTCATCAAACGGGATCATTATTAACAACGGAGGATACGTGGAGGTGATCGGTTGTCACGTCCACGATGTTGGAGCGGTTGGCATCAACGTGGCAAACTCTGCAACGAGCTTCGGAGGTCGGTTCATAGGCAATACGCTCGAAAGGATCACAAACGCCGGTATCTCGTTGAATGGCCTTCTGGCCGGTGAGGTTCGCGGCAACTTCCTCAAAGAGTTCGGCTCCGTGGCGGGGGGAGTGAACGGCATCCAGGTGAGCGAAGGGGCGGGCGTCAATGCTGGGGGTAACCTCGTGGCAGCGAATGTCGTCAGTTCCCTACCCTCGGGAACAGATGATAGCGGAATCGTTATCGCGACCACGTCACCCAACAATTTGCTCATCGAGAACGTCGTCACTCGAAACGGCTCCCGCGGAATCCGATCCCTGGCCGACGGAACTCGTCTGGAGCGGAATGTGGCGAATCAGAACGGCAGCCATGGCATCGAGGTGGGCCTAGGAGCGACGGGAGCTTTCAACCATCTTGAGGAAAACCAGGCTCAGCGGAATCTCGCGGCAGGCGCGTGTGGAATCTTCTTTACGAACGGCAATTCCCATACTTACCGCAACAACAACACACGGGGGAATACAATAGTCGGTCCCACCGCAGCTGCATGCGGTGGTGGGCTCGGAACAAATATGGATGCGGGCGGAAACATCACCGCGCCATAA
- a CDS encoding integrase core domain-containing protein has translation MQHRFGALGKHGSLAVIERSIRTVKTECTRRLMLVPFCLAAFQHELALYFFWYNGYRPHSRLGGATPDEVYHRQRRACRAPHLEPRPRWPRRSPCAAPQALIRGQPGAKLDLSVRFHAERRHLPIVTLKRAA, from the coding sequence ATTCAGCATCGCTTCGGAGCGCTTGGGAAGCATGGGAGCCTGGCGGTGATCGAACGCAGTATCCGAACCGTCAAAACCGAGTGCACGCGGCGTCTGATGCTGGTCCCCTTCTGCCTCGCCGCCTTCCAGCACGAGCTGGCGCTCTACTTCTTCTGGTACAACGGCTACCGGCCTCATAGCCGGCTCGGAGGCGCCACGCCCGACGAGGTCTACCACCGACAGCGCCGTGCCTGCCGGGCTCCTCATCTTGAACCCCGCCCGCGATGGCCCCGCCGGTCTCCGTGCGCCGCGCCTCAGGCTCTTATCCGGGGTCAGCCCGGAGCCAAGCTCGATCTCTCCGTTCGCTTCCACGCCGAGCGGCGACATCTCCCGATCGTTACGCTCAAGCGGGCTGCCTAA
- a CDS encoding TonB-dependent receptor, with protein sequence MRLLRYPLRIGGFLHTLATLSFAAFPLVALLAASASPLAFTEETDKRELAALGPEATPLLALPLTDAPGATTVITAEEIERSAAANIFELLRRVPGVDIRYTPMGGHIGIRSTGASPFTEEVLMLIDGSPYNSPDKGGFPGHPNYTGFFPLDRIERIEIIKGPISVIYGANAFGGVINIVSKQAADTIADKIEGVSSGATLLVGSRDTFDRRVRAAAVKGQWDSTFELGTSDGATPIRLNGDADHSRTDAYVAARRGAFSFSALHQQNRNGSFDFEGTPTRTARQSVDILDTHYEKKAGEFVLHGSATLNRYRGTTCAVCHNNQTGPPDDAATSEVGNERETDSRVRVAFRADRTLTDHQDLNVGLEASHDSVHRDIVKIAGAPAGLDSGGVFVQHQWHFRDRSLHLLSGLRRDYAEFLGGATSPRFALVAEPTENLILRGSLARAFRAPTWNERYRRQRFLPEELAPGLILVFQGNPQLGRERIDTLEFGVSWRAAEPMVLKFDGYYNRIHDFIQLGPGVFTPGVPNEIRRGYENRDPGFSLRGGEITLLSRPLKNLDLTAAYAFRSSSLDHDDGAAAYAPRSRAILTAAWSPHPRWTFDLAGSYSSGYTVSSPDVFGVRPQPSYELFDAAARYHFAAGKGRFSGGLLVRNATNAHPRETLINDDIDTSLRGRVVALELKGDF encoded by the coding sequence TTGCGGCTGCTTCGGTACCCTCTTCGAATAGGTGGTTTTCTCCACACTCTCGCCACGCTTTCATTCGCGGCCTTCCCGCTCGTCGCCTTGCTCGCGGCGTCCGCTTCCCCGCTCGCCTTCACCGAAGAGACGGACAAGCGCGAGCTGGCGGCGCTGGGGCCGGAGGCGACGCCGCTTCTGGCGCTGCCGCTGACCGACGCGCCGGGGGCGACGACGGTCATCACCGCCGAGGAAATCGAGCGCTCGGCGGCGGCGAACATCTTCGAGCTGCTGCGCCGGGTGCCGGGGGTCGACATCCGCTACACGCCGATGGGCGGGCACATCGGGATCCGGTCGACGGGCGCCTCGCCCTTCACCGAGGAGGTCCTGATGCTGATCGACGGCTCGCCTTACAACAGCCCCGACAAGGGGGGGTTCCCGGGGCATCCGAACTACACCGGGTTCTTCCCGCTCGATCGCATCGAGCGGATCGAAATCATCAAGGGGCCGATCTCGGTCATCTACGGGGCGAACGCCTTCGGCGGGGTGATCAACATCGTCTCGAAGCAGGCGGCCGACACGATCGCCGACAAGATCGAAGGGGTCTCGTCGGGGGCGACGCTGCTGGTGGGGAGCCGCGACACCTTCGACCGGAGGGTCCGGGCGGCGGCGGTGAAGGGGCAATGGGATTCCACCTTCGAGCTGGGCACCTCCGACGGGGCCACGCCGATTCGGCTGAACGGCGACGCCGATCACAGCCGCACCGACGCCTACGTAGCGGCGCGGCGGGGGGCGTTCTCCTTCTCGGCGCTGCACCAGCAGAACCGCAACGGCTCCTTCGATTTCGAAGGGACGCCGACGCGCACGGCGCGGCAAAGCGTCGACATCCTCGACACGCATTACGAGAAGAAGGCCGGGGAGTTCGTCCTGCACGGATCGGCGACGCTCAACCGCTACCGCGGCACGACGTGCGCCGTGTGCCACAACAACCAGACGGGGCCGCCGGACGACGCGGCGACGTCGGAGGTGGGCAACGAGCGCGAGACCGACAGCCGCGTGCGGGTCGCCTTTCGCGCCGACCGGACGCTGACCGACCACCAGGATCTCAACGTCGGCCTCGAGGCCTCCCACGACTCGGTCCACCGCGACATCGTCAAGATCGCCGGCGCGCCCGCGGGGCTGGACAGCGGCGGCGTTTTCGTCCAGCACCAATGGCACTTCCGCGACCGGTCGCTGCACCTGCTGTCGGGCCTGCGGCGGGACTATGCCGAGTTCCTGGGCGGGGCCACCTCGCCGCGCTTCGCGCTGGTGGCCGAGCCGACCGAGAACTTGATCCTGCGCGGCTCGCTGGCGCGCGCCTTCCGGGCTCCCACCTGGAACGAGCGCTACCGCCGCCAGCGCTTCCTCCCCGAGGAGCTGGCGCCCGGCTTGATCCTCGTCTTCCAGGGGAATCCCCAACTGGGTCGCGAGCGGATCGACACGCTCGAATTCGGCGTCTCCTGGCGCGCCGCGGAGCCGATGGTCTTGAAGTTCGACGGCTATTACAACCGGATTCATGACTTCATCCAGCTCGGGCCCGGCGTCTTCACGCCGGGGGTCCCGAACGAGATCCGGCGCGGCTACGAGAACCGGGACCCGGGATTCTCGCTGCGGGGCGGAGAGATCACGCTCCTCTCCCGGCCGCTGAAAAACCTCGACCTCACCGCGGCCTATGCCTTCCGGAGCTCGAGCCTCGACCACGACGACGGGGCGGCGGCGTACGCGCCGCGGAGCCGCGCCATCCTGACGGCGGCGTGGAGTCCCCACCCTCGCTGGACCTTCGACCTCGCGGGGAGCTACTCGAGCGGCTACACCGTCTCCTCGCCCGACGTCTTCGGGGTGCGGCCCCAGCCTTCCTATGAATTGTTCGACGCCGCGGCCCGGTACCACTTCGCCGCCGGCAAGGGAAGGTTCAGCGGCGGGCTGCTGGTGAGAAACGCGACGAACGCGCACCCGCGCGAGACCCTGATCAATGACGACATCGACACTTCCCTGCGCGGCCGGGTGGTGGCGCTCGAGCTGAAGGGCGACTTTTGA
- a CDS encoding helix-turn-helix domain-containing protein, whose product MTSPSKSVPLPPASLEMKAELGCPFGARRDFPVLDPRNVFFLCLSGVHLSVLLRNATSHILVSECPLQILGALGEEPVCPVILDRCRTDRKCCGVLMPVLEEKVCRSLGVWRELAPCSDVAAYTRPDEVRDGSSAGRLQKACLNLMAQEFRGPLLDRLARSLGTSVRQMNRRFRDSGLDSPAREFRRLRMQGALDRMKTTTLSHEAIAGEMGYHDRTSFVRAFVRTFGISPASLRRRSEDPNPGGDRSGHAIWPDRT is encoded by the coding sequence ATGACCTCCCCGTCCAAGAGCGTTCCTCTTCCTCCCGCCAGCCTGGAGATGAAGGCTGAGTTGGGGTGCCCGTTCGGGGCGCGCCGCGACTTTCCGGTGCTCGACCCTCGCAATGTCTTCTTCCTCTGTCTCAGTGGAGTCCACCTTTCTGTCCTCCTAAGAAATGCGACGTCCCATATCCTCGTGTCTGAATGCCCCCTGCAAATCCTCGGGGCGCTCGGGGAAGAACCGGTGTGTCCCGTCATTCTGGACCGCTGCCGGACGGACCGAAAGTGTTGCGGTGTCCTGATGCCCGTGCTGGAGGAAAAGGTCTGCCGGTCGCTGGGTGTCTGGCGGGAGCTCGCGCCTTGCAGCGATGTCGCTGCCTATACGCGCCCTGACGAGGTCCGCGATGGCTCTTCGGCTGGCCGGCTTCAGAAGGCCTGCCTCAATTTGATGGCCCAGGAGTTCCGTGGGCCCCTATTGGATCGATTGGCTAGGAGCCTGGGGACCAGTGTCCGGCAGATGAACCGGAGGTTCCGCGACTCCGGACTCGACTCGCCGGCGAGGGAGTTCCGTCGCCTCCGAATGCAGGGAGCCCTGGATCGAATGAAGACCACGACGCTCTCCCATGAGGCGATCGCTGGGGAGATGGGATACCACGATCGGACCTCGTTCGTACGGGCCTTCGTGAGAACCTTCGGGATCTCCCCCGCGTCGCTCCGCCGGCGTTCAGAAGACCCGAACCCGGGGGGTGACCGATCTGGCCATGCGATTTGGCCAGATCGAACCTAG
- a CDS encoding ATP-binding protein codes for MKRLLRLFNRLTVRMVLPFAVALIAVLGVTTFFLGRTVRAEGLRELNERASLLAETLAYNAELPLLARDSEALRTLLEGARRDPDLLEASVFDSEGRALARFTAGAPSSAVPRTMQKGSIFLTALIRTEGSPAAGGDSAAFVLDEPRGKPGTPIGRVRLTISTDRTVARTRRLQSQIAGAGAGLLLLCVGIGFGVVRIIGTPLRELVSATRRVSQGDLSVRVTPSTADEIGELGVAFNRMAADLDVTRSELEAERSALERRVEERTAALQRAQETLLHSEKMKAVGQLVAGVAHELNNPLTVVLGYAGLLRQQTADAATQRKLDLLAGEAERCQKIVQNLLTFARKQKHERGMVDVNDAITRTVGLRAYQLRGENIEVVTDLVKGLPATWADVSQLQQVVLNLIVNAEQAIQDAGKGSRIRIATRQAEGRIEIEVEDDGPGIPPGLRSKIFEPFFTTKPVGRGTGLGLSICYGIVEAHGGSVDVESEPGRGTTFRLKIPIAARPANSPEAGAAAPAGRAPAVPARARQVLVIDDDPAVLQFVGDAFAGLPIRVESAMGGRDGIARLASGRAFDLILADIRMPDVDGRAVFLYIREKRPELENKLVFATGDVANAESADFLKRTGRPILEKPFTVDALREMVTRLSN; via the coding sequence ATGAAGCGTCTCCTCCGCCTCTTCAACCGGCTCACCGTCCGCATGGTCCTGCCCTTCGCGGTGGCGCTGATCGCGGTCCTCGGAGTGACGACGTTCTTCCTCGGGCGCACCGTGCGGGCCGAAGGGCTGCGCGAGCTGAACGAGCGCGCCAGCCTGCTGGCGGAGACGCTCGCCTACAATGCCGAGCTGCCGCTGCTCGCCCGGGACTCCGAAGCTCTCCGCACGCTGCTCGAAGGCGCCCGGCGCGATCCCGACCTCCTCGAGGCCTCGGTGTTCGACTCCGAAGGCCGCGCTCTGGCGCGGTTCACGGCCGGCGCGCCCTCAAGTGCCGTCCCGCGAACGATGCAGAAGGGATCGATCTTCCTGACCGCCCTCATCCGCACGGAAGGCAGCCCCGCGGCCGGCGGCGATTCGGCGGCGTTCGTCCTGGACGAGCCGCGCGGCAAGCCCGGCACGCCGATCGGCCGGGTCCGGCTGACGATTTCGACCGATCGGACGGTGGCGCGGACGCGGCGGCTGCAATCCCAGATCGCGGGCGCGGGCGCGGGGCTCCTGCTGCTCTGCGTCGGGATCGGCTTCGGGGTGGTCCGGATCATCGGCACGCCGCTGCGCGAGCTGGTGTCGGCGACGCGCCGGGTGTCGCAAGGAGATCTCTCCGTGCGGGTCACCCCCTCGACGGCCGACGAGATCGGCGAGCTGGGGGTGGCGTTCAACCGCATGGCGGCCGATCTCGACGTGACGCGCTCGGAGCTGGAAGCGGAGCGCTCCGCGCTGGAGCGGCGGGTGGAGGAGCGCACCGCCGCGCTGCAGCGCGCCCAGGAGACGCTGCTTCATTCGGAGAAGATGAAGGCGGTGGGGCAGCTCGTCGCGGGCGTGGCGCACGAGCTGAACAACCCGCTGACGGTGGTCCTCGGCTACGCCGGGCTGCTCCGGCAGCAGACCGCCGACGCCGCCACGCAGCGGAAGCTCGACCTGCTCGCCGGCGAGGCCGAGCGCTGCCAGAAGATCGTGCAGAACCTCCTCACCTTCGCCCGGAAGCAGAAGCACGAGCGCGGCATGGTCGACGTGAACGACGCCATCACGCGGACCGTGGGGCTGCGGGCCTACCAGCTCCGGGGCGAGAACATCGAGGTGGTCACCGATCTGGTGAAGGGGCTGCCCGCGACCTGGGCCGACGTGAGCCAGCTCCAGCAGGTGGTCCTGAACCTGATCGTGAACGCTGAGCAGGCGATTCAGGACGCAGGCAAAGGGAGCCGGATCCGGATCGCGACGCGGCAGGCCGAGGGACGCATCGAGATCGAGGTGGAGGACGACGGCCCCGGGATTCCGCCGGGCCTGCGCAGCAAGATCTTCGAGCCTTTCTTCACGACCAAGCCGGTGGGGCGCGGGACGGGGCTGGGGCTGTCGATCTGCTACGGGATCGTGGAGGCGCACGGCGGATCGGTGGACGTGGAAAGCGAGCCGGGCCGCGGAACGACCTTCCGACTCAAGATCCCGATCGCCGCCCGCCCCGCCAACTCCCCCGAAGCGGGCGCGGCGGCGCCGGCCGGCCGGGCGCCCGCGGTCCCGGCGCGAGCCCGCCAGGTCCTGGTGATCGACGACGATCCGGCGGTCCTGCAGTTCGTCGGAGACGCTTTCGCGGGGCTGCCGATCCGGGTCGAATCGGCGATGGGGGGGCGCGACGGCATCGCGCGGCTCGCCTCCGGGCGCGCTTTCGACCTGATCCTCGCCGACATCCGCATGCCCGACGTCGACGGGCGCGCCGTCTTCCTGTACATCCGCGAGAAGCGGCCGGAGCTGGAGAACAAGCTGGTCTTCGCCACGGGCGACGTCGCCAACGCCGAGTCGGCGGACTTCCTCAAACGGACCGGGCGCCCGATCCTGGAGAAGCCGTTCACCGTCGACGCGCTGCGGGAGATGGTGACGAGGCTGTCGAACTGA